DNA from Elaeis guineensis isolate ETL-2024a chromosome 2, EG11, whole genome shotgun sequence:
TACTCAATAACAGCGTATATTGTATAGTTTCAACTGTCAAGTACAATAAAAGCAATATACCAGTAAACATCATTGAAGAAAcaagaaataaaatcaaatagTCTCTGAGGTAAACAGAAACCAATACTGTATCAACATATTACCCAAGTAGATAAGGTAAAAGTGCAGTCAAATGAGCAAGGAACATGTACAAGAAAAAAGCTCCCTGGTCTACAGACTAAAACGGTCAACGCCAACCAGCATTCAGAACATGACAGAGCCCATGAGGAGCACGAGAATTCTCACCTTTCATATAAACTGAGAAGAAGATGTTCGAAAGTAAAAAGGTTAAAAATTAAATGCGTTGCATATTTCTTATAACTGCAGCTTGAAGTGGGAAAAAAGAAAATCAGTACTCAACAAAAACCAAGAAATCTGAATCTCTGATAGAAAACCAAAATGAAACGGGATAACCTAATAGGAATGAGCTAACAAacgcagcaaaaaaaaaaaatctgcatctATATAGGATACCAACTTTACTGAATTCATTCTGAAAACATGATTTCTCTTTCAAATCCTCCCATAAACAAGAAAAAAGTATGTGTTTGGATTCAAGAAACTGCAGACACAATAAAAAACAAGAAGAATTTTTCATTCCCGAAAGCATCTATACAGCCATAATCGTGAAAACAATATTTCCTGACTAGACTGACAGGTAATTATCCAATATTTGTCAGGTTATTTCTTGCACACTCACTCAGTGCTTAAACCATGTAACAACTGCTTCTTTCACATGTACAAAGCACTCATTAAATCAGAACCAAAACCCTAGAGTTCGGAAAACACATAAGTTTCAATCGTTCCCATCAAAACCCTAGAGTTCGAAACTTTTCCTTTCGGTTCATTCAGGGGCATCCGTTCATTAGCACATAATGGGAAAACTTCCTTTCCTGCTTCTTTATTAACAACTGGCACCAAATCATGGAATGTTTCTGAGTTACCTCGGAGTCCTGGGACTTGGCGATGTCGACGAGGATCTTGGCGGCAGGGTGGATGATGTCAGGAGCTTCATGATGGTGGCGCCGTCATTAGAGATGGTGGTGTTGCCCTTGTCGTCGTGGATGAGCTTGTCCATTCCGCGAGGCCCCAGCGTGGTGCGGACGGCGTCGGCCACCGCGGTACAGGCGTTGATGTTGCTCACCACCTGCGCCCTCCCCTGGGAGGTGTCCGTCCCCTCCTTTAGCAGTATGATCTGGGGTTGCTGCAACCATCAAACGAAAACGAAATCCAGATCGTTATATAAAtttcctcctctttcttctttctagtataccaagaagagagaaaggtaCCAGCATCGCCGCCATTGGAGCAGAGGAAGCGGGGagcgagagagggagagggaagagAGCGAAGGAGGGGAAGAGAGGAGTGGGCGGTGGAAGGTTCGAGCGAGAGGGCTTCAGaagagaggaggaaagaaagacgGCGTCAATGGGAGTGCGATACTGGGGTTTGCTTCGAGCAACGGGCGCCTGTTTGGCTCCCTTGAGTTGCCTTCAACTCACTTAAGCCTTACTTTAAGATGTGTGAGGATGATGATATGGCATGATTCAGGAAGGTTTCAATTATCTCTTGTTTTTCTGCGTGAATATATTCCCCTAAGGCTAAATGTGTTATCTTTTACCCCCCATTCGCAGGTAGCGCTAGGTCGAGTTGGCCTTAGCATGCTTGAccttgatctaaactaattttatattttggaTAAAAACTCAATCTATTAGCTAATCAAGTCGATTTGAAATAAATTATGCTCTAGATCAACTCAAAATGTTCGGATTCAAATCAGCTTTATAATCCGAATCAAGCATCTGGCTATTCTTTTATAGCTACGCTATAATAAAATTACTATAAAATACGAATAAAACTAAAAAGAGTTggtttaaacttgaatttttatttaaaaactttttattttatataaataatttatcattctTAAGTTTATAAACTATAATTATTGAAGATATTAAATTACACTTGAGGCATTATAAATAacaatctacaaaaaaaaaaaaacatgaaatagaaatatttCAAGATAATTAAGTAAAAATAGATGAGAGGAGATGTTGTTTTCTAgatgaaaagagaagagaaaaagatttatatggatatgaatatttcaatgaaattgagaaaaaaatatttaatataaggAGGAGGTGGTTTAGATGATTGCTATTGTTTAGCTAGATTGGATTAGATTTTGGTGATATAGAGCTATTTTTTGTTGATTCAAATTAGATCGGGTTCAGACAAGTTGGAACTGGATCAATCACGGATCAATCTTACCTATATGCAGCCTTATTCCCACCCCATTTTATGGGAGCAAATCTAATAGAATTGTATCCTCAACTTCTTTTGCAAGTGGGGAGAGCTGGTACTACTTGAACTAGACTATAATGTTTCTCTTTGAATAGATTCAGAGGGAAGTCTAAACCCGCAATGTCTACTATAATAAAAGTTCTAAAATGAATTGAAAGAAATCTGTTTTATGAAAAATGCTAGAAGTCATATATAGTTGTCAAAATTTATTgatggagaaagaaaaaaaaaagattgaaagtCGAGATAaagcaaaaggaagaagaagatataAGGTGTATTTGGTTAgcctctaaaaaaatattttttattttttaatttttaaaaaaaataaaaaatagtatttGATAACAATTcaaaaagtaaaaagtaaaaatcaaaaaattaaaaatatttgctttatgtggaaaataattttttttgctttctaaaaTTTGCTTTTGCTTCTTCTCAACTTACCCCAACTCCAAAtatttgttgaactcgatgaccCCATTGCTCCAGGAGGCCTCCACCCTCTCCAAAGAGCAATAGATGATCAAATTGCCCCTATCACCGTAGACCTCGAAATCGATAGTGCTGGTGAGACAAACACCCTCGATGCTGATGTAGGTGACCTCAATGGCATCGTGATCGAGGCGATCATGACAAAGGGGAGAGAGGTGGGTTCCGAGTTGGAGACACGAGCGCCATTGATCTCGAGGGCGGTGCCCATATCGCAGCGGAGGTGGGAGAGGGTGAGGCAGTGGGGCACGGCATCGGTGATGCAGGGGTGATGCAGACGTAGAATAGGTGGCTCTCGAGCCAGGAGGAGGGGCCGATCGCTTAGGGCCGTTGAGGAGGAGGCTGCGGAAGGAGGTGGCGGAGCTAGCAGTGCCCCATCGGGATAGGGGTATGACAGCAAGGGAGAGAGATCATCAGGGACCGCGGCTAGTCCTTCTTCTCCTCTTCAGCGGGGGCGGCGGATCCATCATCACCGTCCTATCAGAATTGATTCAGCATCCAACTAATGATGATTCCATCATGGATTCCAAATTTCCTCTATCGCTGTCCTTAACTTCAATCAAGAATTAGGACAAAGTTTTAGGATCAGAGTAGGTGAGACGGGAGGCGTTCCAAGAAAGATGATACGAAGCGAGAGGATGACTCCACAATAAAAAATAGCCGCATcttagttaccaaacatattttttacttttttattttattctgtagtaaaaataaaaaaaataaaaaatatttttaaaaaaataaaaatcaaaatcaaaaagtaTAACCAAACGCACGCATAGTGACACCTTAATTCAAACATCTGAACCACATCTTCGAGTGGATCTCTTAGACTTCATCGATTGAAAAAAGAAAACATgtaagaataaaagaaaaataaaaaaagagaaaagaagaaatagTGAAGGCAAAATTGAATGCAAGCAGAGAAAGCCCAAAACCCACTTTCTCTTCTGAAAATTTGGAACAACTGCTTCAAAAAGCAACTTTTTGATCCCGGAGTTGAATTTTGCTTGTTATAGTTATAGAGATTTTGCGCGAAGGTAGCTACGAAAAGCAGCTTTTGGTACGAGCCTCACTCAATTACCTTTTGGCACTCCGGTCCATTAGATGTCTTGATGTCAGTTTGAGCCTTTCCCAATTACGTAGCTTCTATTAAATTGCTTTCTGAAAGATTTAgagattaatattaaataaattttatctagttcttttctttctctattcTTTTCTTTAATTCAGTGAAGACTTAGGTGCTCTAAGATTATCTAAATTGATTAACATCCAGTCATAGCACTACTCAACATATGTAATTGAGTCTTCAAGTGCAGCCTTACCATAAATGATCTGGCAATTCATTTCTTGCATGGCTGGTAGAGACTCCATGGTCAAGAACATTCAGAAACATAATATTGTTCCATTTTGGACTGACAATGAGAGTCTCAAGGTAACAATGATGTGTTATGCACTGATACTTTCTTATACTGTACATGAATAGATGTATCAAAAAATTTGTGTCGAGAAGATTCTGCACCTCACATATGACTAGTGAACTCCCTAACTTTCTTCAATGAGATGTTAAAGAGGAGCTGCACACTCTGTGCATGCTTCTTTCCATGTCTCAGTTGGAAATATAGATGAAAATAGTCCACATATGAGCAGTGTCAAGCTGTTACAGTGTGCCTGTGCTCAGAAAGCCATTTGCTCCAATACCTCTCAGGAAAAAGGAACAGATGATAACCGAACGATTCCACATCACAAAGGAGCACTGGAGCCACAGATGATTGGACAAATTGCAGtcttaaaatcttcaaagaatttTTGCTCTGAAAACCTCTGAGCACGCTTTCTTGCCGCTGCTGCGATAGCAAGTCTCTCAGTCTCTGGCATCTTTAAGATCTTTAGGATAGCGTCAGCATATTCTTCTTTGTCCGAAGCTAGAAAGCCTGTTTGATGTCCATCTTCTTCTTGAACAATATCCATCTTTGGCCCAGCTGAATTATGGGCTGACAAAGAAACAGTGTTATCAGGTGTCTCAAAGAAATTAGTGTTTCTATGAATATGGTCAAATGGATGTCTCAGGCAACCAAATCGACACACTCACCAATTGGAATGGCTCCGGCAGTCATGTACTCCACTACACTTATGCCAAAATGTTCATCTATCATAGCATGAAGCCCTGCTACAGCACCTCCTAGAAGCTTCACCAACTCCCTGCTTAAGCATACAGGCATAAGAACCAGAAACATTGCCAGTGATAGGTAAATGGAATTCCTCAAAAGACAGATGGAAGTAAATTTCCACATGCACCAAGACCATTAGAATCAAATAACTTTATGGATACAACATCGAAAATTTGAAATGCAAAAGAAAATAACATTTAAATCACAAACTCATGGTTGGAGGTGGACTTGGGAAATGCAAATGACATAGGACTTGTTTCTTTCAGCATCCCAATGTTCCAGTTAACctacaatatttttttaaaagaactgTGGTGGAAATATTACCGCCTGATTTGAACCCAAGAACTCTCCAAATGCTGGAAGAGGGGTGCCAAGTGCCGGATCTAGAACCTGCTGAATCCAGTTAATCTAAAATCGATCACATTACACTCTATTCTACTGCCATGTATCATTGAGACTCCCATCTAGATTTTTAATATCAAATGGCTCCATTAAGGTGGTGTCAActcaaagaataaaaaattactcGTGGGTTGATGGTCCTCCTCCTGCATATGTGGATTATTCTGGACTAATTCTCAAGCTTCTTGAATAGTTTGTGGTTTGTGTGTCAAAGATAAGAATTTACTGCACTAATAAGTATCTGTTATTGCAGCTCTCAGCATATGGCCAGGCCAAGTGGAAGAGTTACCATTGTGTCTGGACAGAAGTCTCTTCAAATTTTTAAACTTTAGTTGCTAGATGAGTAGAACAAGTCTCATATAAGCCAAAAATTTCAATTTCCAAAGTAATTTAGAAGGTAATATACACAAAGAGATAAATGTCAATATCTTCTATGGTGCGTATTTGCTTAAATTCTAATGGATATTTGCCATCAATGAAAACCTGACACATGATGTTATGATATGAGTacaacaaaaataataataagaagaagaagaagataataaTGCAATAGCACCACTAATTTTTAGAGATTGATACTAAATTAATGTGATAGCAACTGTTGGATTTTGAATCATAAAGAAGACAAGAGGTCAGGATGCCATACTGACCTGTACATCACATCCTGGTGGAACTCAATGTAGTCATCCATATTTAATTCTCTCGATCTATCTTTAAGCTTTTTTAATCTTGCCTGGTCCTCCTTATTTCGACAACTGCCAACAAATTGGAGCTTTGGTCTAGGCAAGTTATTGTCCAGTCTTTGAACAGCAAGTGAGAATGCCTCCAGCTGAACAGCATGTGCCTGACAAAGTAAAAGTGGCATGAAGGATGAAAGTGAGTATCAAGGCAAAAACCAAACACAAGTGCTGAACCTGTGAATGaaaaatatagaagtacatcattCACAAATGTACCTTTTCTGGACGAAATTGGGAAACAGATATAATTATAGGAGATTTGGCTGGCCTGTCCAACGGAAGCATCTGCTCGAACATCAAATcagttgtttctcatgaaataaccTTTACATAAGTGCACACTATTTAAGAGACAAATTCACATCTCAAACATCCACAAAGAGCATAAATATGGATCTAAATGATAATCATGATGAAACCATATATTAAAGCTATAATGACCTGAGGTGTAGAGATACATGGTGGCATGTTATAGTTAGTGGAGGTTAAATACAATTAACTACAGAACTCACAAAACAATAACCATTTCTTAATCCATTATGCTCGACCTGGTAAGCATTAGTCACCATATTCTAGGTTGTTAATTTGTAATATAGCTTCTAAATCATAAAGCTGTCACTTGCAAGAGATATGTTCAAGTTCCAAAGACTGGTTATATTACTTAATGTAAATTCTAATAAAGTAGGGAGTTTCCAGCAAAGCCAAAGGTCATTAAAAAACTTTAACTAGCTTTGAAGAACTCCTGGCTTTGTGGCCAAACAAAGGTTTCAAGTGCCGGCTTGCTGGGCTAGTACTGGCACCCAGCACGGGTGAGCATCATACCTATTAAAATCTTATTTTCACTTTaagttttttctctttctttttttttttttaggggtttGGGGGAATGGCCATGATTTGGCATGACACAGCACGTCATGCCGGCGGATGACAGGCACAAGTACTGGCGCTCACTTTTAAAGCCATGGGCCCTGCTTTCTTTGGAGGAAGAGCCTTGTGAGGAAGTTGTGGGTAGAAGTACTCCAGACACGACTTAAACTCCCACATTTTTGCTGACTGTTTCATTTTCAGAATATATAATGTGAATTTTACATTCATCAAACTAAGCCCTAAAAAGGGACATAAGTGCCCTTAGCATTTGAAAGTAAAAACATGCTATGAAAGCAAACAACAAACTCAATTACAACTATGAATAATGTGTAGAAGAATAAAGTTGCAGGACACAACGGTAACAGAAATTAGTTAAGAGTCACATTTACCATCACCATGATAGAAGGTTCCAACAGACATAAAAGacaaaaagggaaagaaagctataaatgatgatttatcTGCTGAGGGAGAAGACGCTAAGCCATATTCCAAGAAGCATAACCAAAATATGCAAACAGACATACCTGAAGAGCTGAAGTATCGCATGGAGGATATACTCTCCTAGTACGTTCAGGAATCTTCCATAACTTTTCAATATGAGATCTTGTCCATGAAGAATTCACCATTGCAAGATGTGCACAGGATCCGACCAACCCATACAGCCAACTGAAGAATGTATAATAGAGGACTTTGCATCGGGACAACCAAATGCTGCCTCAAAACAAAAAGACAAATCAGTTGACTTTATCTGCATGTGTCAAACAAGCAAAGATGTGCATGTGAATTCATCCAAGACAAAATCAACTATACAGAGCACGAAAATTACTGAGCCAAATTCATTCTTAACATTATGACCCTCAAAGGCAATTTTTTGGAAATTTTTACAGATGAAAAgtattatcattaatatttatcttttttaaaaGATTTAGAAGAAGGGAAAGTTGCATGTATCATCCCGTTTCAAATATATCAATGGTGACAGTTAACTgaattcttaccaaaaaaaaaaaagttaactgaacatacatacatacattacattaatacatgcatgcatgcatacatatcttTTTCCTTCTTTGGTTCAGTCTAAATACCATCCTAGTGGTTTCTAAAGTTGACAAGTTTATCTGCCCCTTTCAACATATGCCAAATCATTCTCACTCGTTAACTCATGTTACAATACATGAAAATCTTGGATATTTCCATCATTTAAGCACAGAAAATACAGTTCTGGTTATCCCTTAATCCCACATCCTAGAAAGTAAGGAAATTCTTCAAACATTCCAATCAACAGAAGCTTTGGACTTTCCAAGTTCCTTTCAGGTTTCCAATTCAAAGTCTCATGTTGTTTCTCTCCGAGTCTCTGACAATGAGGAAATCATAATGGACATATTAAGAAAATTTAGTCAGATTTCCATCTCCAACATCTCTTGTTTTCACCAGAAATGACAGTGATCTATAGTGGATAAGGTTTCGCAAGGCACCTATCTTCTTAACTGCAAAAATTTGTTGTGTTTATCCCAAGGATCAGGCACCATACCATCACATCAACTCTATACTCATAAAATCATGAATGAAAGCCTCTGTTGCCACCATACTGCAGAGATTGCAAGAAGTGTTCTACAAGAGAAAAGAAGCAAACTAGCAACCCATGTAACCATATTAATATTAAGTACTATCATCATATTATGCTTTGTTGATAGAGGACCATCTAATAAGAAATTTAAGCGCACTTCTATTAAGAGCAAATAtagaaattagaaaattttattttatttgggaattagagaattttatttttatgtagaCTCTAGGActagaattagaatttttatgtGGACTCTTGTTAGAATTTTGATTTGTCTATATAAACTCATTGCTATGCTAATTGAGAATGCAGTTTGCATTATTGAGATTTGAGAATACAAAATATTGAGTTGCCCTCTCCCTCtaccttcttctcctcctcctccctctcttctctttcctcttcttcttcttctcctctctccttcttctttcctgCATCAATTTGTATTAGAGCTTGTTTTGTTCTGCGTCACATGATGTAAAATGTCAAGGCAGGTATCTAGGCAACCCTACCTAGGCAGGCTGCCTAGGCAGCAAGAGAACATTGCATGGGAGTTTTCTTCCCATTGTCCTACAAAACTAGGGCCCATAGTAGACAAATACTGATCTCATTAGAACACCATACATTTAGTTAGAGGAGTCGTCTGTCAGACTTGTCAAAGCTTTCTTCTGCTTAAATTATTACAGATTCAGGAAGCTTCAATTATGATTTATGCAAGTACTCTCCATATGTTCCCTGTTTTTATCAATTGTTGGGATGACTGATTCGCATCATTGCACTCAAATCCACTATAATTCTCATATTTGCTTGATGCAAATAAAATAGTTATTATACTCATAATCTTGCTTCTGCAACTTGGCTCCTTATGATTTAATAGAAACAACAGGTAGTATTTTCAAATGCAAAGCACAATTTTATCAcatatatatgaacaaacttgcaGATGAACTGTTAAGATGTTCTGGAAGTTAGAAAAAAGTCCAACAGCAAATAGCTACAAGATCAAAATAAGTAGTTTCTGCAGCAAgtcaatatatttagcatttgtaagGCATACCTTTTGGCAATCAGAGCATCATTATTGTACATCGAACTACATTGGCGAACACGAGAAACCATGTCCGAGCTTATAGTTGGATAATGAGTATAGCAAATAACTTTGCACCCAAACACCCGAGCAAGCGGGTATGTAAAAGCATAACCACTTGTGTCAAAATAATAATGCGGTGTAAATTTGCATAGAGCCTCCCATGAAAGATAAACTGAACCAAGACTCTGTCCAATCATAGTGAAGTGAGGATACGTCCGTTCATCAATCCACTTCCTTCTAGACAAGCGAACAACCTAGAATGACAGTAAGCATAAGAACCATTCAGATGGTTGAAACAAATCAAGAACTACAAACTAAACAAACATTTGAGTTGTCTCTTCATCAAGTTCCCATCTGGAAGTTTCCCCTCGAGGATTTCATAGAGCAGTATAATGGTGATATGATTATGAATAAACATTCTTTTAGTTTGCTTGCATGGAAAAATTGCAAGTCTGATCACCATGTTCATCAAGTAGAATGCAGGTAATCCAGACTAGATGAAGCCATTGAAAGTAGTATTATCGAACTAAAATAAGTAATTTGTTCTTCCCAACTTTGGCCACATGAAAAACTCTCTAAATCCTTGAATCTACAAAGACTCGAATATTAGCCACAACTTTCAAAATACCACACCTGAATCTATAACTTCTTGATCGAAAGCAAATTGTGTAAACTTAGAGATAGATTATTGAACAAAACATAAATCTCATCGAGATTAAGTTACtaggcatcaaaaaaaaaaaagcggacCAGATTCAATTTTTAAGCCAAAGAAGAGATCTTTGGACAGGTACCTGAGGTGGGTGAAAGAGCTTGACACCGAAGCGATCGAGGGCCCGGTCGGCGAGGCTCTGAGGCGAGGCGTCGTCGCCGGTGTAGACGGCGCAGTCGACGTCCGGATTGACCTCTTGAATAGCCCGCACGGCGCACCAGAGCACTCGCTCCCCCCGCCGCCGTCGTTGGTGTAGGGATGGAAGAACCCCACCGCCCTTCGCCTCCGCCGCCGCCCCGAGACCACTGCCGAGGAGAGGGAGGCGAGTGTTAGTGCGAGAAGAGTCGAGGACAAGGTTAACAACACAACCCAGATCGTCATCGCTCCTGGCCTCTTCCCACGCTCTCGTCTCCACGGCGACGCAGCACAAACAGCGACAACATTTGGGCGATGCGAGGCGGCGACCGCAGGAAGAGAGGAAGATAGGCGACCCGCACTCGCTGAATCCTGAGCTGCCACCCGACCTGAATGTCGGGCGGGCCAGGCCAGGTTTGGGCCAGGCTGAGCCTAGGGATAATAGTACTGTTTCAGGCCTAAGCCCGACTGGCCCGATCTCAGGACCTCTTTTTCAGATCCGAGCCTGCTCCATACTAGGCTTCCAGATTGGGCCATAGGAGGAGTGCATTGGGAGAGGAGACGTGGGACGGCGAAAAGGCCGAGACATGGGGAGGACTTGAAGAGGAAGCGGAGAGGTAGGGAGGAGATAAGGAGGTGACGATAGGGCAATAGGAAGGAGGTGAGGGCCGAGGAGGTGGTGGAGATGCCAGGAAGGAGGTGAGATAGGGAGATTGGACAACATAAGAAGGCGATAGGGAGGATCGGACAAAGTAAGGAGGCGATGAGGAGGATCTTAGGCCATACAATGATGAAGATCTTAGGCCGCACAATGAGGAGACGAAGATGTCAGGAAGGAGGCAATTATGATCCTATCGATGTCGACGAGGAGACGAGAACGCTGAGAAGAAGGCAAGCACACCAAAGATGAAGAAGATGGATGATCAAGACCTAGAGTTGATACATGGGTTCGAGCTGGGTCCTGGCCAGATCGACGTAAATCCAAGCCCAACCCATTTTTAAAACTAGATTGATTTTTAGGTCCAACCCGACCTGTCAGACTGAAAGTTATGGCCAAAGCCCATTTTAAACGAGATGGGCTTAGGCCATTCGAGAAATGAATAAGTCTAGTTGCCATACCATTCTAATCACACGAACTAGAGGAAGTTCTTGTGTAATTGGCCAACATTGCATGATACTTGTCCCTGTCGGGCCCAACTCTGTAACCCAAAGATGCGGcgatgcttaacctattttaccTGTAAGTTAGATTGAGTTATCTGCTTCATAAaataatcagatttgaatataaagttttaatttatttaacaaataggttggattcaaattgatagatttttgatctaatatgtatccaattaaattcatattttgtCTGACTCAATCCGATTGCCAACCAGGCTTTAAGTTAATTATTTTATGGTAGGCAGCAACAGACTTGAATGCGAGATAATGGAGAGGAGAAAATGAGAAAATCGCTATTTTATTCTTCTAAAACTTGAAATTGGTGAAGGGTAGGGaatagtttccctccagaatgcccagattgcatctaaaaattttctttaatgttctacttgtttatggatcaaatccttacctgaattgcagtggaaccagagatcaaatttcaaattatctgatataaacctttacgGAGGCCTGAATATGCAGATCCTCTATTTCGCATGCTCGTCGGATgccgcaggaaagtaggatgactCCAATtcaattggcttcgcaactcaatcaatcgaaagatgagatgtgatgatgtgatacctcacaccagcagataggatgcccaagaaggatctatgcccaaggagaggaggcggcaacaaaggaagagatgtagaagataaaggacctctctcttcacacgcctgtctctctctctttttcttttctctcaatttgatttgtttgctattctattctcttctctcatgcatagatagagaccctctctatttatagatgattctcatgatccaatgagaggaggactctttattcaaatctgatttgaattggttcaatacttatgaaagaaggactcctatataagatataattgccatcacttatgacatccactttgcacccactcccacacccacttgggacgtcccaaataagcatcaaactaattt
Protein-coding regions in this window:
- the LOC105057742 gene encoding LOW QUALITY PROTEIN: GDP-Man:Man(3)GlcNAc(2)-PP-Dol alpha-1,2-mannosyltransferase (The sequence of the model RefSeq protein was modified relative to this genomic sequence to represent the inferred CDS: inserted 1 base in 1 codon), with translation MTIWVVLLTLSSTLLALTLASLSSAVVSGRRRRRRAVGFFHPYTNDGGGGXRVLWCAVRAIQEVNPDVDCAVYTGDDASPQSLADRALDRFGVKLFHPPQVVRLSRRKWIDERTYPHFTMIGQSLGSVYLSWEALCKFTPHYYFDTSGYAFTYPLARVFGCKVICYTHYPTISSDMVSRVRQCSSMYNNDALIAKSIWLSRCKVLYYTFFSWLYGLVGSCAHLAMVNSSWTRSHIEKLWKIPERTRRVYPPCDTSALQMLPLDRPAKSPIIISVSQFRPEKAHAVQLEAFSLAVQRLDNNLPRPKLQFVGSCRNKEDQARLKKLKDRSRELNMDDYIEFHQDVMYRELVKLLGGAVAGLHAMIDEHFGISVVEYMTAGAIPIAHNSAGPKMDIVQEEDGHQTGFLASDKEEYADAILKILKMPETERLAIAAAARKRAQRFSEQKFFEDFKTAICPIICGSSAPL